One region of Termitidicoccus mucosus genomic DNA includes:
- the recF gene encoding DNA replication/repair protein RecF (All proteins in this family for which functions are known are DNA-binding proteins that assist the filamentation of RecA onto DNA for the initiation of recombination or recombinational repair.), whose translation MRLAKITVQDFRNIGLAELSFAGRRQFLVGENGQGKSNLLEAAGLVTALRSFRTSDDRALIAHGKTEAAVACEFEHEKFGAARVVIRLRAGGKEVQWDGERVPRLGEFLGRFPAVVFSSQDQQFVRGAPGGRRRWLDLVLSATDADYLRELQDYHRALAGRNALLKRGAAGAGELESFEQPLARAAAEVSRRRAAGVSCLSGYVAEAYARMAGGGEAAGGTRRAWRAARSWTRRAGPRCLRGGGRATR comes from the coding sequence ATGCGCCTCGCAAAAATAACCGTCCAGGATTTCCGCAATATCGGCCTGGCGGAGCTTTCGTTCGCGGGGCGGCGGCAGTTTCTGGTCGGGGAAAACGGCCAGGGAAAATCGAATCTGCTGGAGGCGGCGGGGCTGGTCACGGCGCTGCGGTCGTTTCGCACCAGCGACGACCGGGCGTTGATTGCGCACGGGAAGACGGAGGCGGCGGTGGCGTGTGAGTTCGAGCACGAAAAATTCGGCGCGGCGCGGGTGGTGATCCGTTTGCGCGCAGGCGGGAAGGAGGTGCAGTGGGATGGGGAGCGCGTGCCGCGGCTGGGGGAGTTTCTGGGGCGGTTTCCGGCCGTGGTATTTTCGTCGCAGGACCAGCAGTTCGTGCGCGGCGCGCCGGGCGGGCGGCGGCGGTGGCTGGACTTGGTGCTGTCGGCGACGGATGCGGACTACCTGCGGGAGTTGCAGGATTATCACCGGGCGCTGGCGGGGCGGAATGCGCTGCTGAAGCGCGGCGCGGCGGGCGCGGGCGAACTGGAGTCGTTTGAGCAGCCGCTGGCGCGCGCGGCGGCGGAGGTGTCGCGGCGGCGCGCGGCGGGTGTGTCATGCCTGAGCGGATACGTGGCGGAGGCGTATGCGCGGATGGCGGGCGGCGGCGAGGCGGCGGGCGGCACGCGCCGGGCGTGGCGGGCGGCGCGGAGCTGGACGCGGCGGGCTGGGCCGCGGTGTTTGCGCGGGGGCGGGCGCGCGACGCGGTGA
- a CDS encoding oligopeptide/dipeptide ABC transporter ATP-binding protein, with protein MPPILELRDVRTHFPVRAGLFRHRAAGVVKAVDGVTLALARGEVLGLVGESGCGKSTLARTIMQLVPATGGSVILEGKNLARSTAGETAAVRRDLQMVFQDPYASLNPRKTVFATIAEPLAVHRVCPPAGIPARVAELMTLVGLAPRFMQKYPHEFSGGQRQRIAIARAIALNPKIIVADEPVSALDVSIQAQILNLLAGLVRRMSLSLVFIAHDLSVVKHISDRVAVMYLGKIVELGPADDVIDRPAHPYTRALVSAIPVPDPDIERARRRLVLPGDPPSPINPPSGCAFHPRCPHAIDRCRAELPPLQPASPNREAACIRLGEI; from the coding sequence GTGCCTCCCATCCTCGAACTCCGCGATGTCCGCACCCATTTCCCCGTCCGCGCCGGGCTCTTTCGCCACCGCGCCGCCGGTGTGGTGAAAGCCGTGGACGGCGTCACGCTCGCCCTCGCGCGCGGCGAAGTGCTCGGGCTCGTCGGCGAGTCCGGCTGCGGCAAATCCACGCTCGCCCGCACCATCATGCAACTCGTCCCGGCCACCGGCGGCAGCGTCATCCTCGAAGGCAAAAACCTCGCCCGTTCCACCGCCGGCGAAACCGCCGCCGTGCGCCGCGACCTCCAGATGGTTTTCCAGGACCCCTACGCCTCGCTCAATCCGCGCAAAACCGTCTTCGCCACCATCGCCGAACCCCTCGCCGTGCACCGGGTCTGCCCGCCCGCCGGCATTCCCGCGCGCGTCGCCGAACTCATGACCCTCGTCGGCCTCGCGCCGCGCTTCATGCAAAAATACCCCCATGAATTTTCCGGCGGCCAGCGCCAGCGCATCGCCATCGCCCGCGCCATCGCGCTCAACCCCAAAATCATCGTGGCCGACGAGCCCGTCTCCGCGCTCGACGTTTCGATCCAGGCCCAGATCCTGAACCTCCTCGCCGGCCTCGTGCGCCGCATGTCGCTCAGCCTCGTTTTCATCGCGCACGACCTCTCCGTGGTAAAACACATCTCCGACCGCGTCGCCGTCATGTATCTCGGGAAAATCGTCGAACTCGGCCCCGCCGACGACGTGATCGACCGCCCCGCGCATCCCTACACCCGCGCCCTCGTCAGCGCGATCCCCGTTCCCGATCCCGACATCGAACGCGCCCGCCGCCGCCTCGTCCTTCCCGGCGACCCGCCCTCCCCGATCAATCCCCCGTCCGGCTGCGCCTTCCATCCCCGCTGCCCGCACGCGATCGACCGCTGCCGCGCCGAACTCCCCCCTCTCCAACCCGCCTCCCCCAACCGCGAAGCCGCCTGCATCCGCCTCGGCGAAATCTGA
- a CDS encoding ABC transporter ATP-binding protein codes for MLLSVQNLRTWFHTRSGVYRAVDGVSFELARGETLGLVGESGSGKSVTCHSLMGIVPQPPGRIESGTARFDGVDLLRCPPRRLRSIRGKRIAMIFQDPMTSLNPYLRVSEQLVEPLLIHEDISRRDALARGLAMLEAVGINDAARRIHFYPHEFSGGMRQRVMIAMALITRPELLIADEPTTALDVTVQAQILDLIKKMQRELGMAVIFVTHDLGVVSGLCDRVLVMYAGRIVESAGTRDLFHDPRHPYTRGLQRSIPALQPKGAELFTIKGLPPDISKPATGCAFAERCEHAAPACLAAIPDLLPINATHAHACTRAHLGEI; via the coding sequence TTGCTTCTCTCCGTCCAAAACCTCCGCACCTGGTTCCACACCCGCAGCGGCGTCTATCGCGCGGTGGACGGAGTCAGCTTCGAACTCGCGCGCGGCGAGACGCTCGGGCTCGTCGGCGAATCCGGCTCCGGCAAATCCGTCACCTGCCACTCGCTCATGGGCATCGTCCCGCAGCCGCCCGGCCGCATCGAAAGCGGCACGGCCCGCTTCGACGGCGTCGACCTGCTTCGCTGCCCGCCTCGCCGGCTCCGCTCCATCCGCGGCAAACGCATCGCGATGATTTTCCAGGACCCGATGACCTCGCTCAATCCCTACCTCCGCGTGAGCGAGCAACTCGTCGAACCCCTGCTCATCCACGAAGACATCTCCCGCCGCGACGCCCTCGCCCGCGGTCTCGCCATGCTTGAGGCCGTCGGCATCAACGACGCCGCCCGGCGCATCCATTTTTACCCGCACGAGTTTTCCGGCGGCATGCGCCAGCGGGTGATGATTGCCATGGCGCTCATCACCCGCCCCGAGCTTCTTATCGCCGACGAGCCCACCACCGCGCTCGACGTGACCGTGCAGGCCCAGATCCTCGACCTCATAAAAAAAATGCAGCGCGAGCTCGGCATGGCGGTTATTTTCGTCACGCACGACCTCGGCGTCGTCTCCGGCCTCTGCGACCGCGTCCTCGTCATGTATGCCGGCCGCATCGTCGAGAGCGCCGGCACCCGCGACCTCTTCCACGACCCGCGCCATCCCTACACCCGCGGCCTCCAGCGCTCCATCCCCGCGCTCCAGCCCAAGGGCGCCGAGCTGTTCACCATCAAGGGACTGCCCCCCGATATTTCAAAGCCCGCCACCGGCTGCGCCTTCGCCGAACGCTGCGAGCACGCCGCCCCCGCCTGCCTGGCCGCCATTCCCGACCTCCTCCCCATCAATGCCACCCACGCCCATGCCTGCACCCGCGCCCACCTCGGCGAAATCTGA
- a CDS encoding glycosyltransferase family 9 protein: MTKSDKPSEASMAEREECQRDPRPRTVVLQQYAGIGDFIWHIPYFREAARRSRDGRVSVISQPSTLARELLAHEPWVEEVIYYDHRRRKHDRATSRKHAGLLGMWKMARELRERRFDRALFFTHRPNRAVVAWLAGIPRRSAYGFGWLQRLFLTEGPFIKPYQGPSLEVYRNATAFAIAHGLSTGPIVPKLAVPPAVVEKMRHELAGLPQPFYAFAIGTSEPRKQWGKQNFIALATELIKQGKGVLLTGGPGEDGLACEIEAGVPAELRGAIAHLTRAHILESAAALSLARACVGNDTAAVNLSVACNRPAYVVLGARKLIDHDPLVHMLTAPRLSDITVADVLALIRRTEEADGAA, translated from the coding sequence ATGACCAAATCAGACAAACCATCCGAGGCGTCAATGGCAGAGCGGGAAGAATGCCAGCGGGACCCGCGACCGCGGACGGTCGTGTTGCAGCAGTATGCGGGCATCGGCGATTTCATCTGGCATATTCCTTATTTTCGCGAGGCGGCCCGTCGCAGCCGGGACGGGCGGGTGTCGGTGATTTCCCAGCCCTCCACGCTCGCCCGCGAGCTGCTGGCGCACGAGCCTTGGGTCGAGGAGGTGATTTATTACGATCACCGCCGGCGCAAGCATGACCGCGCCACCTCGCGCAAGCACGCGGGCCTCCTCGGAATGTGGAAAATGGCGCGGGAGCTGCGGGAACGGCGGTTTGACCGCGCGCTGTTTTTCACGCACCGGCCCAATCGCGCGGTGGTGGCCTGGCTGGCGGGCATCCCGCGGCGCTCGGCTTATGGGTTTGGGTGGTTGCAGCGTTTGTTTTTAACGGAAGGCCCGTTCATCAAACCGTATCAAGGGCCGTCGCTGGAGGTGTATCGGAATGCAACCGCTTTTGCGATTGCGCACGGGCTGAGCACCGGGCCGATTGTGCCGAAGCTGGCGGTGCCTCCGGCGGTGGTGGAAAAAATGCGGCACGAACTCGCCGGGCTGCCGCAGCCGTTTTATGCGTTTGCGATCGGGACGTCCGAGCCGCGCAAGCAGTGGGGGAAACAAAACTTCATCGCGCTCGCCACGGAATTGATCAAACAGGGGAAAGGCGTTTTGCTCACGGGCGGGCCGGGCGAGGACGGCCTGGCTTGCGAGATCGAGGCCGGCGTGCCCGCGGAGTTGCGCGGGGCGATCGCGCATTTGACGAGGGCGCACATTTTGGAAAGCGCCGCGGCGTTGAGCCTGGCCCGGGCCTGTGTCGGCAACGACACCGCGGCCGTCAACCTGTCCGTCGCGTGCAACCGGCCCGCCTACGTCGTGCTCGGGGCGCGCAAGCTCATCGATCACGATCCGCTGGTCCATATGCTGACCGCGCCCAGGTTGTCGGACATCACGGTGGCGGACGTGCTGGCGCTGATCCGGCGCACGGAGGAGGCGGATGGCGCGGCGTAG
- a CDS encoding lysophospholipid acyltransferase family protein, translating to MIKLLIHATGWLVARTPHVLLRLLAGLLGRVILLIPKRRSLLFSNLHHAFPDRPRAWHAHVARLSCVRLIETGMLSLASPFFSETRIRRMARLSPELEAIMRARAAAGESRPLLIGTLHFAYWECLTWLGLLCPGIAGTGVIFRPLKNPVLNAWVKQTRERHGVLLLSRKNGLQDAFRIMRRGGIVSLLFDQNAGGNGALTLLLGRVCSTSELAGMLAEKFGAKVVVFYPRRLGFWTMRFEAVEIDSDGTSAGVTLALNRWLETLLSGDEEFRASWLWSHGRWRTQDAPWQRLRLEAKRDLLDADLAARGLTRATMPRRARFWITMPGDRDACAAALPLLRRLRRSRPDAEITLLAEAALAGPPATAGATPGTTAGATCNLMGYNLGAGAAADKVIFLPAPGPARRRLVRSLRNEFPDTHILLENSAGADREARLINAPQRFGLCAPGRRRPHLTHTWSPPPGDVSGDHPAPSQVRLWEQWWESLGLPREPELKPERDDGGWTYSGKHDST from the coding sequence GTGATCAAACTGCTCATCCATGCAACCGGCTGGCTGGTGGCCCGCACACCGCACGTTCTCCTGCGCCTGCTGGCGGGGCTGCTCGGACGCGTGATCCTGCTCATCCCCAAGCGCCGCAGCCTGCTTTTTTCCAACCTGCATCACGCCTTTCCCGATCGTCCGCGCGCATGGCACGCGCATGTCGCCCGCCTGAGTTGCGTGCGGCTCATCGAGACCGGCATGCTTTCGCTTGCGTCGCCGTTCTTTTCCGAAACCCGGATCCGCCGCATGGCCCGGCTTTCACCCGAACTCGAAGCCATCATGCGCGCGCGCGCCGCGGCAGGAGAAAGCCGCCCGCTCCTCATCGGCACGCTGCATTTCGCCTACTGGGAATGCCTCACCTGGCTCGGCCTGCTTTGCCCCGGAATCGCCGGCACCGGCGTCATATTCCGCCCGCTCAAGAACCCCGTGCTCAACGCCTGGGTGAAGCAAACCCGCGAACGCCACGGCGTGCTCCTGCTCTCGCGCAAAAACGGTCTCCAGGACGCGTTTCGCATCATGCGCCGCGGCGGCATCGTGAGCCTCCTCTTCGACCAGAATGCCGGCGGCAACGGCGCGCTCACCCTCCTGCTCGGACGAGTCTGCTCCACCAGCGAACTCGCCGGGATGCTCGCGGAAAAGTTCGGCGCGAAGGTGGTGGTCTTCTACCCGCGACGCCTCGGTTTCTGGACCATGCGTTTCGAGGCGGTGGAAATCGACTCCGACGGCACCTCCGCCGGGGTCACGCTCGCGCTCAATCGCTGGCTGGAAACGCTGCTGTCCGGCGATGAGGAATTCCGCGCCTCCTGGCTCTGGAGCCACGGGCGCTGGCGCACGCAGGATGCGCCCTGGCAACGTCTCCGCCTTGAGGCCAAACGCGACCTGCTCGACGCCGACCTCGCCGCCCGCGGCCTCACCCGCGCCACCATGCCGCGCCGCGCCCGTTTCTGGATCACCATGCCCGGCGACCGCGACGCCTGCGCCGCCGCCCTCCCGCTGCTCCGCCGCCTGCGACGCTCGCGCCCCGACGCGGAGATCACGCTGCTCGCCGAGGCCGCGCTCGCCGGCCCGCCCGCAACCGCCGGCGCCACCCCGGGCACAACCGCCGGGGCAACTTGTAACCTAATGGGTTACAATCTCGGCGCTGGTGCCGCCGCCGACAAAGTCATTTTTCTGCCGGCGCCCGGCCCGGCCCGGCGCCGCCTCGTCCGCAGCCTCCGTAATGAATTTCCGGATACACACATCCTGCTTGAAAACTCCGCCGGGGCCGACCGCGAGGCACGCCTCATCAACGCGCCCCAGCGTTTCGGCCTGTGCGCGCCGGGCCGCCGACGCCCGCATCTCACGCACACCTGGTCGCCCCCGCCCGGCGATGTCTCCGGCGATCACCCCGCGCCCTCGCAAGTCCGGCTGTGGGAACAATGGTGGGAATCGCTCGGCCTGCCCCGCGAACCGGAGCTGAAGCCGGAACGAGATGATGGGGGCTGGACGTATTCGGGAAAACACGACAGCACGTAG
- a CDS encoding glycosyltransferase family 9 protein, producing MPPHPEHDRAAAPRTICLVRLSALGDVVMVSPLIKMIRREWPAAKITWVIGKAAHPAVASLGRLGVEFVVIDKPRGVRDYLALRRRLAGRHFDALLCLQASWRANLIYPCIRARRKIGYGRDRAKDCHAWFVRETLPPPPGPAHILDGFLQFGEALGGARAAEDCEGAWGLEPPPEARAWADGALPAGPWLAVAPCASKAERDWPASGWATVATHAWRAHRLPAVLLGGPAARDAATAAEIRALLPPDCPVADLTGRTDVPRLLAALERCGLLLAPDTGAAHIARAFDRPVVGLYAVAPSSRTGPYRRTEYCVDKFAEAVALVHGPGSAKARRGARVHDPRAMRLIRAEEVCAALDRAAAVPPPFKLKV from the coding sequence ATGCCGCCGCATCCCGAGCATGACCGCGCCGCCGCGCCCCGCACGATTTGCCTCGTACGTTTGTCGGCGCTGGGCGACGTGGTGATGGTGTCTCCGCTGATAAAAATGATCCGGCGAGAATGGCCCGCGGCAAAAATCACGTGGGTGATTGGCAAGGCCGCGCATCCCGCCGTCGCGTCGTTGGGGCGTTTGGGCGTCGAGTTCGTCGTGATCGACAAGCCGCGCGGGGTGCGGGATTATCTGGCGTTGCGCCGGCGGCTGGCCGGTCGTCATTTTGACGCGCTGCTTTGCTTGCAGGCGAGCTGGCGGGCGAATCTGATCTATCCCTGCATCCGCGCCCGGAGAAAAATCGGCTACGGGCGCGACCGGGCAAAGGATTGCCACGCGTGGTTCGTGCGCGAGACGCTGCCGCCACCGCCGGGGCCGGCGCACATCCTGGACGGTTTCTTGCAATTCGGCGAGGCGCTCGGCGGCGCGCGCGCGGCGGAGGATTGCGAGGGCGCGTGGGGGTTGGAGCCGCCGCCGGAGGCGCGCGCGTGGGCGGACGGCGCGCTGCCCGCCGGCCCTTGGCTCGCGGTCGCGCCTTGCGCGAGCAAGGCCGAGCGCGACTGGCCCGCGAGCGGCTGGGCGACGGTGGCGACGCACGCGTGGCGGGCGCACCGGCTGCCCGCCGTGCTGCTGGGCGGACCGGCGGCGCGCGACGCGGCGACAGCGGCGGAGATTCGCGCGCTGTTGCCGCCGGATTGCCCGGTGGCCGACCTGACGGGGCGCACGGACGTGCCGCGGCTGCTCGCGGCGCTGGAGCGGTGCGGGCTGCTGCTGGCGCCGGACACGGGCGCGGCGCACATCGCGCGGGCGTTTGACCGGCCCGTGGTCGGATTGTATGCCGTCGCGCCGTCAAGCCGCACCGGACCCTACCGGCGGACGGAATATTGCGTGGACAAGTTCGCCGAGGCTGTCGCGCTCGTCCACGGTCCCGGCAGCGCAAAGGCGCGCCGGGGCGCGCGCGTCCACGATCCGCGCGCGATGAGGCTGATTCGCGCGGAGGAGGTCTGCGCCGCGCTGGACAGGGCGGCGGCGGTGCCGCCGCCGTTTAAGTTGAAAGTTTAA
- a CDS encoding glycosyl transferase: MTTLPENKPSPSAPTIKQVICIKWGTAYGARHVNTLYAMVARNITGPFRVICFTDNDGGIRGEVVCHPLPALGCEIPPDVPGKWPKVALWNRELFGVEGVVLFVDLDSVIVGNLDGYFTHGSPDEVITARNWIKPWKKLGQTSVFRFKVGGHPYMLDNLHADPAGVSRKYRYEQHYVTAGIRGGIRFWPAPWTRHFRLHCLGSWLTRLLRAPVLPPGAKVVTFAGGTKVEQAITGRCAGRDGTGTLGEHLRWVFGQGGSGWVRRLKDYMKPAEWVALHWRE, translated from the coding sequence ATGACCACACTCCCCGAAAACAAACCTTCCCCGTCCGCGCCCACAATCAAGCAGGTCATCTGCATAAAATGGGGAACCGCCTACGGCGCGCGGCATGTGAACACGTTATACGCGATGGTGGCGCGCAACATCACCGGGCCGTTTCGTGTGATTTGCTTCACGGACAATGACGGCGGGATTCGCGGCGAGGTCGTGTGCCATCCGCTGCCGGCGCTGGGCTGCGAGATTCCTCCCGACGTGCCCGGCAAGTGGCCCAAGGTGGCGCTGTGGAACCGCGAGCTTTTCGGCGTCGAGGGCGTGGTCCTGTTTGTCGATCTGGATTCGGTCATCGTCGGGAACCTCGACGGCTACTTCACCCACGGTTCGCCGGACGAGGTCATCACTGCGCGCAACTGGATCAAGCCGTGGAAAAAACTCGGCCAGACCTCGGTCTTCCGCTTCAAGGTCGGCGGCCACCCTTACATGCTCGACAACCTCCACGCGGACCCGGCGGGCGTGTCGCGGAAATACCGTTACGAGCAGCACTACGTGACCGCCGGCATCCGGGGCGGCATCAGGTTCTGGCCGGCGCCGTGGACGCGGCACTTCCGGCTGCATTGCCTGGGCTCGTGGCTGACGCGCCTGTTGCGCGCGCCTGTGCTGCCGCCGGGGGCGAAAGTCGTCACTTTCGCAGGCGGCACCAAGGTCGAGCAGGCCATCACCGGACGTTGCGCCGGACGCGATGGCACGGGCACGCTCGGGGAGCATTTGCGCTGGGTGTTCGGGCAGGGGGGCTCCGGCTGGGTGCGGCGGTTGAAGGATTACATGAAGCCGGCGGAGTGGGTCGCCCTGCACTGGCGGGAATGA